One segment of Streptosporangium brasiliense DNA contains the following:
- a CDS encoding thiol-disulfide oxidoreductase DCC family protein gives MREQPVLLYDGDCGFCTASVRFAERRIGLRARATPWQRADLAALGTTRERADREVLWVERGRVYGGAQAVARLLIAAGPPWSLPGLLLRMPPLRWAAQGVYRLVSANRHRLPGGTPACALPAGRR, from the coding sequence ATGAGGGAACAACCGGTGCTGCTCTACGACGGCGACTGCGGGTTCTGCACGGCGAGCGTCCGCTTCGCCGAGCGCCGGATCGGGCTGCGGGCCCGTGCCACGCCCTGGCAGCGCGCCGACCTGGCCGCGCTCGGCACCACGCGGGAGCGGGCCGACCGCGAGGTCCTCTGGGTCGAGCGCGGCCGGGTGTACGGCGGCGCGCAGGCGGTCGCCAGGCTCCTGATCGCCGCCGGCCCGCCGTGGAGCCTGCCGGGGCTCCTCCTGCGGATGCCGCCGTTGCGCTGGGCGGCCCAGGGGGTCTACCGGCTCGTCTCGGCCAACCGCCACCGCCTGCCCGGCGGCACCCCGGCCTGCGCCCTCCCGGCGGGCCGGCGATGA
- a CDS encoding endonuclease/exonuclease/phosphatase family protein encodes MRIRLDVALGVLVLADVLRVFLPSLITLFGRAGSTPAEMMGLYAVSWFLAAFLAVPLARSVRPRLLATGAGLLLLLARLALQPTSGGDAQLYLASAGLLAGLVWLVATAAAAQDARPAMAGVITGLAAATVTHAALDGIDLMWRPGPLPWLPLAAELALFGIFLLRPRPAEEEHSGAPRAWLTIGPALLLWGLYTGNTAHAQAAAGSSTPLAAAGVAAVVAGFAVVSVAPAAQPLLRRPLVPAVALAASAVAFAAGRATVDGVHGVAPGWTIAAQIIGQVALGACLAHAAATSGPDRPLRRGLAAAGGMLLFVVLVFGYYAAYDLYLPNRWVPGCAALLVALGTAGSTGLPRGSYGRRLPAAVAAAAALVAAVPLWQGTVPRWEPPGDGLRVAAYNIRMGYGLPGRLSLEQQADTLRALRPHVVVLGEADRGWLLNGGHDDVRLIAERLGMRYLWAPAADEVWGDALLTDLPVTSVRNHVLVQGGPTGAQALEVGLRWRNRDITVIATHLQPPPGWRELDQVAQLGRIVEDAARGGRPVVVAGDLNLEPAGPAWRVLMSSGLTDPIAPARPLSTVPGVGVPAEQIDHVLVTPGFDGKDQANPDVHHSDHRPVAVTLVPRS; translated from the coding sequence ATGCGGATCCGCCTGGACGTCGCTCTCGGTGTGCTGGTGCTGGCCGACGTGCTCCGCGTCTTCCTGCCGTCGCTGATCACGCTGTTCGGCCGGGCGGGCAGCACGCCCGCGGAGATGATGGGCCTGTACGCCGTCTCCTGGTTCCTGGCGGCCTTCCTCGCGGTCCCGCTGGCCCGGTCCGTCCGGCCGCGGCTGCTGGCCACCGGGGCCGGCCTCCTGCTGCTCCTGGCCCGGCTGGCGCTGCAGCCGACCTCCGGCGGCGACGCGCAGCTCTACCTGGCGAGCGCGGGCCTGCTGGCCGGGCTGGTCTGGCTGGTGGCCACCGCGGCGGCCGCCCAGGACGCCCGGCCCGCGATGGCCGGGGTGATCACCGGGCTGGCGGCCGCCACGGTGACCCACGCGGCGCTGGACGGCATCGACCTGATGTGGCGGCCCGGCCCGCTCCCCTGGCTGCCGCTGGCGGCCGAGCTCGCACTGTTCGGGATCTTCCTGCTGCGGCCCCGGCCCGCCGAGGAGGAGCACTCGGGCGCTCCGCGCGCCTGGCTGACGATCGGCCCCGCGCTGCTGCTGTGGGGCCTGTACACGGGCAACACCGCGCACGCCCAGGCCGCGGCCGGCTCCTCCACGCCGCTCGCCGCCGCGGGCGTGGCCGCGGTCGTGGCGGGGTTCGCGGTGGTGTCGGTGGCACCCGCCGCGCAGCCGCTGCTCCGGCGCCCGCTGGTGCCCGCCGTCGCCCTGGCCGCCTCCGCCGTGGCGTTCGCGGCCGGCAGGGCCACGGTGGACGGCGTCCACGGCGTGGCCCCCGGCTGGACGATCGCCGCCCAGATCATCGGCCAGGTCGCGCTGGGGGCCTGCCTGGCGCACGCGGCGGCGACCTCCGGCCCCGACCGCCCGCTCCGGCGCGGCCTGGCCGCGGCCGGGGGCATGCTGCTGTTCGTCGTGCTCGTCTTCGGCTACTACGCCGCCTACGACCTCTACCTGCCCAACCGGTGGGTGCCCGGCTGCGCGGCACTCCTGGTCGCGCTGGGCACGGCCGGCAGCACCGGCCTGCCCCGGGGCTCCTACGGCCGGCGGCTGCCGGCCGCCGTCGCCGCCGCGGCCGCGCTGGTGGCGGCCGTCCCCCTCTGGCAGGGGACCGTGCCGAGATGGGAGCCGCCCGGCGACGGGCTGCGGGTGGCGGCCTACAACATCCGGATGGGGTACGGCCTGCCCGGCAGGCTGTCGCTGGAGCAGCAGGCCGACACCCTCAGGGCGCTGCGACCGCACGTGGTCGTGCTCGGCGAGGCCGACCGGGGCTGGCTGCTCAACGGCGGCCACGACGACGTCCGGTTGATCGCCGAGCGGCTCGGCATGCGCTATCTGTGGGCTCCGGCGGCCGACGAGGTGTGGGGCGACGCGCTCCTGACCGATCTGCCGGTCACCTCGGTCCGCAACCACGTGCTCGTCCAGGGCGGCCCGACCGGGGCGCAGGCACTGGAGGTCGGGTTGAGGTGGCGGAACCGGGACATCACCGTGATCGCCACCCATCTGCAGCCGCCGCCCGGCTGGCGCGAGCTCGACCAGGTGGCACAGCTCGGGCGGATCGTCGAGGACGCCGCGCGGGGAGGCCGCCCCGTGGTCGTGGCCGGCGATCTCAACCTCGAACCCGCCGGCCCCGCCTGGCGGGTGCTCATGAGCTCCGGCCTGACCGACCCCATCGCCCCGGCCAGGCCGTTGTCGACCGTCCCCGGGGTGGGCGTCCCGGCCGAGCAGATCGACCACGTGCTGGTCACCCCGGGCTTCGACGGCAAGGATCAGGCCAATCCGGACGTCCACCACTCCGACCACCGTCCCGTCGCCGTCACCCTGGTCCCGCGGTCGTGA